Within the Temnothorax longispinosus isolate EJ_2023e unplaced genomic scaffold, Tlon_JGU_v1 HiC_scaffold_23, whole genome shotgun sequence genome, the region ACCTTGCCCCACTTGAATGCATTGAGCGTTCCACGCTCAGTCGGCTACAAGGTTGACGGCACCGTCGAGCTCCATGGGTTTTCCGACGCGTCTAGCCGTGCCTACGCTGCGGCTGTCTACCTGCGGTGCACGGACGCATCTGGGGAAGTTTCTGTCCATTTGGTGGTGGCAAAGACCAAGGTGGCCCCGGTCCGACGGTCACCATACCGCGATTGGAGCTGCAAGGCGCCCTGTTGCTCGCTGAGCTACTCGACGCAACCGGCAAGGGTCTCGACTTGAGCGGTGCGCAGAAGTTCGCCTGGATAGACGCCGCCGTGGTGCTCGCCTGGATCCGATCTCATCCTTCCCGCTGGAAACCCTTTGTGGCGAACAGGGTCGCAAAGGTACAGGATTTGCTGCCCCTCCCTTGAACTGGAGATATGTGCCGTCGGCGGAAAACCCGGCCGACGCCGCGACGAGAGGCATATCGCCCAGTGAGCTGGCCACGCTAGACCTCTGGTGGCGTGGCCCTACATGGCTCAGGGACTACAATTATGCCTGGTCCGAGCCAACGGTCGCTGATACTGATGTAGGGAAGGAGGAGCAGCGGATTGTAACGACTCACGTCGCAAGACCCACCGAGGACAACCCCGTCCTATCGCGCTTCTCGTCTTTATCACGCTTACTCCGTGTTACGGTATTCTGTTTTAGATTCCTTCACAACACCCGTAACCCCCGGAACAAGAAAGAGGGCTTTGTCACCAGAGACGAACTGGACGCGGCTCGACTCCGCTGGGTGAGAATTGCGCAGCGGCACGACTTTCCGGACGAGATAGCGCAACTCGGGGACTCAAGGCCGCTCCCGGCTCGTTCATTGCTGCCCTTTGAGGAGAAGCACCCACTTATACTGGCAAAAGACAACCCCCTCTTCCTCCTGCTGGTGCGGGAGGCTCACATGACGTCGCTGCATGGAGGCCCCCAGTTGACCCGTAGCCTACTCCTCCGAAGGGTATGGATCCTCCGGGCCAACTCCCTCATTCGAGCCGTGATCCACAAGTGCGTGACCTGCGCACAATTCCGAGGCGCTACAGCGGCGCAGCAAATGGGACAGCTGCCAGCGGAACGCGCCCGCCCGGGTCGGCCTTTCCAGTCCGCCGGCGTTGATTACGCCGGCCCCGTGTTCCTCCGGACTACGAAAGGCCGCGGCCACAAGGCCGTCAAAGGCTATATCTGTCTGTTTGTGTGCTTGTCCTCCAAGGCCATACACTTGGAAGCCGTCTCTGACTTATTCTCTGCTTCATTTTTAGCCGCATTTAAGCGATTCACGGCCCGTCGGGGCCACTGCCGACTTCTGATGAGCGACAATGGGACCAATTTCCGCGGGGCCGCCAAGGAGCTGCGCGCAATGTTTAAGGCAGCCTCCAGCTTCTACCATGCTAGCGCCGCGGACTTGGCCAACCACGGCACAGAGTGGTCGTTCATTTCCCCCGGGGCGCCCCACTTCGGAGGGCTGTGGGAAGCCGGCGTCAAGTCGGTGAAGTACCACCTACGGCGCGTGCTCGGGGAGCACAAGCTCACCTTCGAGGAGATGGCGACACTGCTGTCCCAAGTTGAGGCCTGCCTTAACTCACGTCTTCTGTACGCGCTGAGCAACGACCCGTCGGATCTGTCCGCGCTGCCCCGGGCCACCTGCTCGTTGGCGAGCTACTTGTAAACATACCGGAGCCTTCCCTGCTGGGCGCTGACGTGAACCGACTGCCATCATGATGGGCCTTGGTCTCTGGTATGCGCGACCACTTCTGGAGTCGTTGGTCGAGAGAATACGTGTACCATCTACAGCAACTCAAAAAATGGAGGAGGACGTCGCCGAACCTCGAGGTGGGCACGCTCGTGCTCTTCAAGGATGAGATGCAGCCCCCCGCCAAATGGGCGCTAGCGCGAGTCACTGCCCTTCATCCCGGCTCCGACGGGCTGGTGCGCGTCATCAGCATTAAAACCGCTTCTGCCGCATTCAGGCGGCCGATCGCGAAACTGTGCCCGCTCCCGATCGAACCTCGGGCCGACCGCGAAAGTGCGCCCCTGAGAGGGCGTGACGGTTAAACCGCcgtgaaaatatattgtacattgtGTAAATATTAGCTTGTAAGCCAATAGTGTAAGAGACGTCCGTCGTCTAGTGAAGATTGTAAACTAGTAACCTGGCCTGGCCCCGCCAGGCGCCATGGCGGGCGGCGCCCCTGGAGACTATGTTAATTTCGTCTAGTGGACGAGGCGGGCGGGATGTTGCAAACCGGAGCCGTGTCGGCTCCGTGTCCGCTCGCGGTGCCCGCTCCTGTTGCAGCACGCGGTACTCACGTGTTCGTTTCGGCCCTCTCCCCGGACCGGGTGGATCGAGTAGCTTGGCCCGGAAAAAGGGGGATAAGCGAGCCGTGAGTGTGAAGTCAGTCGTTCGTAGCAGCGCTTTTCGGAAAGTACGCTTCGGAGTTATCGCGTTGTAAAACCGGTGATCAGCCGCGCCCCTCGTCTACACGATGTGTATGAAGTTAGCATATCAATTGtcagcatataaaaaaaaaagtagagttCTCTTTGCATACAaccgagttctatagttcctgataatttttaacaatagttctggtcattaaatataaataaacggaagTTGAGAAATGATATGCTAACTTCCCGCGAAGTTagcatatcatataattttttcagaatgaATTTTATAGTTCTTGACGAGTTTATAAGTTCTGTAACATAGTTCTGACCATTAACtatctctaaataattattaacaattgttatcagcatatcactcgtactagagtgatatgctttgcttctgcgacaagttctcggctcgttcgaaattttaaacaatagttctgaaccctctgacgatagttccgtacagttctgaccactggctacctttaaataattattaacaattattatcagcatatcactcgtactagagtgaaATGCTATGCTTCTACGCcaagttctcggctcgttcgaaattttaaacaatagttctgaaccccctgacgatagttccgtacagttctgaccactggcaacctttaaataattattaacaattgttatcagcatatcactcgtactagagtgatatgctatgcttctgcgacaagttctcggctccttcgaaattttaaacaatagttctgaactccctgacgatagttccgtacagttctgaccactggcaacctttaaataattattaacaattgttatcagcatatcactcgtactagagtgatatgctatgcttctgcgactagttctcggctcgttcgagattttaaacaacagttctgaactccctgacgatagttccgtacagttctgaccactggctacctttaaataattattaacaattgttatcagcatatcactcgtactagagtgatatgctatgcttctgcgactagttctcggctcgttcgagATTTTAAACAACAGTTCTGAACTCCCTaacgatagttccgtacagtttTGACCACTGgctacctttaaataattattaacaattattatcagcatatcactcgtactagagtgatataaATCCCCTTTTGCGACATAAATCCTGGCGCGACGTACTTAAATACCggagttattattataatgttgcAGTCATtgtctaaaatttttagaaaagtaTCTTTACGTGGAAAAAGAGGTCAAGATATTGTCAATAGTAGATATTGTATATAGTTtacattactattttttatattaactagacactacagacgcgcgcttcgcgcgcgctatttagctttaacattatgctattactattacactattaactccttgatacacacaactgtcaaaatattcaatgacagctgcaaatgaagtaagcgcagcaagagaaccaatcggcatcgcggaaaagcgacaacaataaacttcacatctcctttttagaagaggatTTTCCCCACTCTGTCGAATCCAGAACCACGAACGCGGACGTGATGGGAATCGgtccctttttttattttttttttttttttgtatttttatatatttttatatttttttatatttaaaattttttttatatattttatatattttatatatttttaatatattgtttttaaaaataattatttttagcgtaaaaataaaaactcgtGCAactcaattaatatttaattagtagGCATATCGCTGCATATCCCGTACATAATAACATGAGGCGTTATTTTTGTTGTGGAATTCACTGACTTACGAGTTAGTAACAGGTCATCATAACAATACCAATATACCCCTGCTGGTGCATAAGCGATATAGTGCTCCTTTTCTTCATTGTAATCGACCACACCCATTAGTATATAAGATTTTTGTCCTATCGTTACGGTTTTTGCAATAGAACCTAACGTGTGGACAATGATCCTGTTTTTGTTTTCGTAATGATTATCGGTCACAATACTTGTGTCAATTATCAAGTGGGAGCCGTGATCTGTGTGATTTACAACTGACTTTTTGCACCTGAAACAAGATCTACCTACACGTAAATTATCGTCAATCGCCGCTTGCATTTGGTGGAATCCACCACATAAAGCTATGTCAATATTGACATCCAGCAAAGCGTACGTATTGCCGTTGGTATATCCACAGGAACACTCAACCTTGTATGAATAACTAGGTTCCGatcttaaaattatctgggCGAGATGGGCAGCATTGCATTTTACGTCGATTGACTTGATTTTCCTGGTGTAGCTTTTGATCTCAAACATCGCAATTTCTTTTAAGATTTCTGCTCTCAGCTTGTAATGCTTCGCTGTTAATTTTTTAGCAGCGATTACATTATAACACAATTGTATGATGGGACAATTAGTCGAGGTTGTTTTTTTCTCGATACAGGCAGTTACCCAAAATTCCGTGTACCACGACATGAAATATCGAATCAAAA harbors:
- the LOC139823968 gene encoding uncharacterized protein, producing MFRQIRVHPEDTHLQRILWRLDPAAEVQDFYLLTVVYSTASAPYFALRVLIQLADDEGKAYSLGAKAIKQNSYMDDFYGGGHTVEEALETLRQLVAILRAGGFELSKWAANTPELCPDGESTAKLLHDREGVSTLGVLWSPADDRFALRVAPPTRVSGSTKRSVLSDVARFFDPLGWAAPVLIFGKIFIQDLWMAGLDWDQPLPEGLQSSWTKFTETLPHLNALSVPRSVGYKPCLRCGCLPAVHGRIWGSFCPFGGGKDQGGPGPTVTIPRLELQGALLLAELLDATGKGLDLSGAQKFLHNTRNPRNKKEGFVTRDELDAARLRWVRIAQRHDFPDEIAQLGDSRPLPARSLLPFEEKHPLILAKDNPLFLLLVREAHMTSLHGGPQLTRSLLLRRVWILRANSLIRAVIHKCVTCAQFRGATAAQQMGQLPAERARPGRPFQSAGVDYAGPVFLRTTKGRGHKAVKGYICLFVCLSSKAIHLEAVSDLFSASFLAAFKRFTARRGHCRLLMSDNGTNFRGAAKELRAMFKAASSFYHASAADLANHGTEWSFISPGAPHFGGLWEAGVKSVKYHLRRVLGEHKLTFEEMATLLSQVEACLNSRLLYALSNDPSDLSALPRATCSLASYL